Proteins encoded in a region of the Micropterus dolomieu isolate WLL.071019.BEF.003 ecotype Adirondacks linkage group LG09, ASM2129224v1, whole genome shotgun sequence genome:
- the cdca8 gene encoding borealin, translating into MAPRKRTTKQRKNNPKTAKVEAFLEDFDSDVKTRVGQLKEKINQLLKDVDNSYNMALIKLPKAVRQMVWLEHCKSEKPKSPEVDNIKREEEAAIDSVVAEHQAVLLKSVKKTSKKKGGAKSSSEDENTPSTTKKGKATRKPPTTSKRAKTLAVSKQNTSIRRSTRKPLVTPARSMLDSSLMMGPTPLITPRFDPRLPKTPAVRVPRHKERVYSISVNGSPIAAGNEDVVINVPIGNGESIQLLASQMDSVDLSLLDETALKSIRLLQNRLTTLCGTSE; encoded by the exons ATGGCTCCCAGGAAAAGGACCACCAAACAACGGAAAAACAACCCCAAGACGGCCAAGGTGGAGGCTTTTCTGGAGGATTTCGACAGCGATG TGAAGACCAGAGTTGGGCAACTGAAAGAGAAGATCAACCAGCTGCTGAAAGATGTTGACAATAGCTACAACATGGCACTAATTAAGCTCCCCAAGGCTGTTAGGCAAATGGTCTGGTTGGAACATTGCA AGTCTGAGAAACCAAAGTCACCAGAAGTGGATAATATAAAG agagaagaagaagctgctATTGACAGCGTTGTGGCTGAGCACCAGGCAGTCCTTCTGAAATCTGTCAAGAAAA CCTCAAAGAAAAAAGGTGGAGCCAAATCCAGTTCAGAGGATGAAAACACCCCGAGCACAACAAAGAAG GGGAAAGCAACAAGGAAACCTCCAACTACATCAAAAAGGGCAAAGACGCTGGCAGTCAGCAAGCAGAACACCTCAATCAGACG ATCAACCAGGAAGCCATTGGTCACTCCTGCCAGGAGTATGCTGGATTCTTCTTTGATGATGGGCCCCACTCCCCTCATCACCCCACGCTTTGACCCAAG GCTTCCTAAGACCCCTGCTGTTAGAGTTCCCCGCCACAAAGAGAGAGTCTATAGCATTTCAGTCAACGGCTCTCCCATTGCAGCAGGAAATGAGGACGTTGTTATCAACGTGCCCATCGGCAATGGAGAG AGCATTCAGCTGTTGGCCAGTCAGATGGACTCTGTGGACTTGTCACTACTGGATGAAACCGCTCTGAAGAGCATTCGACTGCTGCAG aatcGCCTCACAACCCTGTGTGGAACATCAGAGTGA